The following proteins are encoded in a genomic region of Anabas testudineus chromosome 13, fAnaTes1.2, whole genome shotgun sequence:
- the irf2bp1 gene encoding interferon regulatory factor 2-binding protein 1: MSSPSSSSRRQWCYLCDLPKMPWTVVWDFSEVVCRGCVNYEGANQIEFLIASARQLKRSHGMQDGNVRSPGPSPGKHGTSGRGEAAADGGRPHSDRFDRGGRGESTGATVRVPPNGLHRDGQPPQEVNRQSPSGSRRPMLGAAIPPSLVTQSIAGIPHGLLAGMPAGLTARTAPMNSPMIFPAPVLAEMSRRQLGIGMGIAPFITPELERELSSSQNQPKAQAQAHTAVAGSSTSKSAGLPSSSSSIAGGVSQTSPKPASSPARQPRPLAARSGGEPLGSSNSAEAATTAAALPHSGASELASASAGNTHSTGNTLSCTLCHERLEDTHFVQCPSVPGHRFCFPCTRVYIQNRRGDGEVYCPSGERCPLDNSPNSPPWAFMQGEVSTILGTGASGAGATSTAASGAGTGPGAATASGGGSGAASGPASGSGDVTVKKERDT; encoded by the exons ATGTCGtccccctcatcctcctccaggCGCCAGTGGTGCTACCTGTGTGACCTGCCAAAGATGCCCTGGACTGTAGTGTGGGACTTCAGTGAAGTGGTTTGCCGGGGCTGCGTGAACTACGAGGGAGCTAATCAGATTGAATTCCTGATAGCGAGCGCCCGACAGTTAAAACGAAGCCACGGTATGCAGGACGGGAACGTCAGATCACCTGGTCCGTCGCCCGGTAAACATGGCACATCTGGCAGAGGCGAAGCAGCTGCAGACGGAGGCAGGCCGCACAGCGATCGTTTCGacaggggaggaagaggagaaagcaCCGGCGCAACTGTTCGCGTTCCGCCTAATGGGCTGCACCGTGACGGGCAGCCGCCGCAAGAAGTGAACCGGCAGAGCCCGAGCGGCAGCCGGAGACCCATGCTCGGCGCTGCGATCCCTCCTAGCCTAGTGACTCAAAGTATTGCAGGGATTCCTCACGGGCTACTCGCGGGCATGCCGGCGGGTCTGACCGCCAGAACGGCCCCCATGAACAGCCCCATGATCTTCCCTGCCCCGGTGCTGGCCGAGATGAGCCGCAGGCAGCTGGGCATAGGGATGGGGATAGCCCCTTTCATCACCCCGGAGCTCGAGCGAGAGCTCAGTTCGTCCCAGAACCAGCCCAAGGCACAGGCACAGGCCCACACTGCTGTGGCTGGAAGCAGCACCAGCAAGAGTGCAGGCCTCCCTTCTTCGTCTTCCTCCATTGCTGGAGGTGTGAGCCAGACCAGCCCGAAGCCTGCCTCATCTCCAGCCAGGCAGCCACGCCCCCTAGCCGCCAGGTCCGGAGGAGAGCCCCTGGGATCGAGCAACTCTGCGGAGGCGGCCaccacagctgcagctttacCCCACAGCGGTGCCTCTGAGCTAGCATCAGCCTCTGCTGGCAACACACATTCAACCGGAAACACTCTGTCCTGCACCTTATGTCACGAGAGGCTGGAAGACACACACTTcgttcagtgtccatcagtgccAGGACATAG ATTCTGCTTCCCCTGCACCAGAGTATACATCCAGAACCGGCGGGGCGATGGGGAAGTGTATTGCCCCAGCGGAGAGCGCTGTCCATTGGATAACTCTCCCAACAGCCCCCCGTGGGCATTCATGCAAGGTGAGGTCTCCACCATACTGGGCACGGGTGCATCTGGAGCAGGAGCTACATCTACTGCTGCATCAGGAGCTGGGACGGGGCCTGGAGCTGCGACTGCATCCGGGGGTGGGAGTGGAGCTGCCAGTGGACCCGCATCTGGGAGTGGAGATGTCACCGTGAAGAAGGAGCGAGACACGTGA
- the cd3eap gene encoding CD3e molecule, epsilon associated protein, which yields MPRDISSSSSSSEDEADNPATESLVKQKETEKKTTRYECPADFVPFCHKPCSSTLTESLKNNNNELWLIKAPANFNPECFSGVKVPLSGLHTLKVPVAAGGAKTGSDQQIYSILASTHGTSELCLLTTNNRLSDSAVFGPPFSGLLNVCESYGDSSMNQAPQVIPAAPAPSIPPGLKQRFHPFGSKTPTLTCVAESEADGAALGPSSITLRPLVVKRFIEDTRHDEEEEEGRKRKKKKKEKRIKTERVEEAVVEEVVTVKQEPIAEIPEEVTMEVPFQESDVLEEKRKKKKKKKDREREEVEEGVEPSVRVKMEDVTVKCEPIDTSYGDVVDGSGKKKKKKKKSKTEDE from the exons atgccaAGAGATAtatcgtcatcatcatcatcaagcgAAGATGAAGCGGACAATCCTGCAACAGAGTCGCTGGTAAAGCAAAAAGAAACGG agaagaagaccacCAGGTATGAATGTCCTGCTGACTTTGTGCCTTTCTGCCATAAGCCCTGCAGCAGCACCCTAACAGAGAGTCTGaagaacaacaataatgaaTTATGGCTCATTAAAGCTCCTGCCAACTTTAACCCTGAATG TTTCAGTGGCGTCAAGGTGCCCCTCTCAGGTCTGCATACCTTGAAGGTTCCTGTTGCTGCAGGTGGAGCCAAGACTGGAAGTGACCAGCAGATCTACAGCATCCTGGCATCCACACATGGCACCTCAGAGCTCTGCCTTCTCACCACGAACAATCGTTTGTCAGATAGTGCGGTTTTTGGTCCTCCTTTCTCAGGCCTGCTCAATGTGTGTGAGAGCTATGGAGACAGCAGCATGAACCAGGCCCCTCAGGTCATCCCTGCTGCTCCAGCACCCTCAATACCACCAGGCCTGAAACAGCGATTCCACCCTTTTGGCAGTAAGACCCCTACACTGACCTGCGTAGCAGAGAGTGAGGCAGATGGAGCTGCTCTTGGGCCCTCGTCCATAACTCTCCGCCCCCTGGTAGTCAAACGCTTCATAGAAGACACAAGacatgatgaagaggaggaggaagggaggaaaaggaagaagaaaaagaaagaaaagcggATAAAGACTGAGCGAGTGGAGGAAgcagtggtggaggaggtggtgacagtgaaacaggaaCCTATAGCTGAAATTCCTGAGGAAGTGACGATGGAGGTCCCTTTCCAGGAAAGTGATGTtttggaggagaagaggaagaagaagaagaaaaagaaggacaGGGAGcgggaggaggtggaggagggagtggagcCCAGTGTTAGGGTGAAGATGGAAGATGTGACAGTGAAATGTGAACCAATAGACACTTCGTATGGTGATGTAGTGGATGGCTCcggaaagaagaagaaaaagaagaagaaaagtaaaactgaagatgaatag